Proteins encoded within one genomic window of Spirochaetaceae bacterium:
- a CDS encoding ABC transporter permease, giving the protein MSHRDSPDRLANLPGPDAPDETAVTFGGEQVDESIYYASQWQLIWWRFRRHRLAIGSGVLLVLIYILSMFSGFFSPYSPSQRFDQYQQAPPMAIRLFNEGRFIGPHYLGLERELDTETFRYEFVYDESQIYPLRLFVRGEPYEFLGLFPTDIHFFGTPGESPPPLLLFGADRLGRDIFSRTLNGGRISLSIGLIGVLLSFVLGVALGGISGYFGGVVDEIVQRMVDFLISIPQLPLWMALSAALPRDWPVLRTYFAITIILSIVGWTSLARVVRGKLLSLREEDYALAAQAAGAGKRRIIFKHLLPGFTSHLIVSITLAVPGMILAETALSFIGLGIQPPAVSWGTLLQDAQDIVAIAHQPWQLIPAIFVIATVLLFNFIGDGLRDAADPYSEAN; this is encoded by the coding sequence ATGAGCCACCGCGATTCCCCGGACCGTCTAGCGAACCTTCCCGGCCCGGACGCGCCCGACGAGACCGCCGTCACCTTCGGCGGCGAACAGGTCGACGAGAGCATCTACTACGCCAGCCAGTGGCAGCTGATCTGGTGGCGCTTCCGCCGCCACCGCCTCGCCATCGGCTCCGGCGTCCTGCTGGTCCTGATCTACATCCTGTCGATGTTCTCAGGCTTCTTCAGCCCCTACTCGCCCAGCCAGCGCTTCGACCAGTACCAGCAGGCGCCACCGATGGCGATCCGGCTGTTCAACGAGGGTCGCTTCATCGGGCCCCACTATCTCGGCCTCGAGCGGGAGTTGGACACCGAGACCTTCCGCTACGAGTTCGTCTACGACGAGAGCCAGATCTACCCGCTCCGGCTGTTCGTCCGCGGCGAGCCGTACGAGTTCCTGGGGCTGTTCCCGACCGACATCCACTTCTTCGGCACCCCGGGGGAGTCCCCCCCGCCGCTGCTGCTGTTCGGCGCGGACCGGCTCGGCCGCGACATCTTCAGCCGCACCCTCAACGGCGGTCGCATCTCGTTGTCGATCGGGCTCATCGGGGTGCTGTTGAGCTTCGTCCTCGGCGTCGCCCTGGGCGGCATCTCCGGCTACTTCGGCGGTGTGGTGGACGAGATCGTCCAGCGCATGGTCGACTTCTTGATCTCGATTCCGCAGTTGCCCCTGTGGATGGCGCTGTCGGCGGCGCTGCCGCGGGACTGGCCGGTGCTGCGGACCTATTTCGCCATCACCATCATCCTGTCGATCGTTGGCTGGACCAGCCTCGCCCGCGTGGTGCGCGGCAAGCTGCTCTCCCTCCGGGAGGAGGACTACGCCCTCGCCGCGCAGGCGGCCGGGGCCGGCAAGCGCCGGATCATCTTCAAGCACCTGCTGCCGGGCTTCACCAGCCACCTGATCGTGAGCATCACCCTGGCGGTGCCCGGCATGATCCTCGCCGAGACCGCCCTCAGCTTCATCGGGCTCGGCATCCAGCCGCCCGCCGTGAGCTGGGGCACGCTGCTGCAAGACGCCCAGGACATCGTCGCCATTGCGCATCAGCCGTGGCAGTTGATCCCTGCCATCTTCGTGATCGCCACCGTGCTGCTGTTCAACTTCATCGGCGACGGCCTGCGCGACGCCGCCGACCCCTACTCGGAGGCGAACTGA
- a CDS encoding ABC transporter permease — MLGFIVRRSIMLVPILVLISVVSFVIIELPPGDWIDVRLATLRDSGIELDEEEADRLEALYGFNRPVHERYLRWMRGIVFDFNFGWSFQWARPVNDLLAERLPLTLLISLLSLVVSWLIALPIGIYSATHQYSTPDYAFTFFGFLGLAIPGFLLALVMAWVLFRFFGFSSSGLYDISFVGEPMSWPKFVSILQHLILPLLIIGLAGTGATIRIMRGNLLDELKRQYVVTARSKGVAELRLLFKYPVRLAMNPVLSTIGWVLPAIFSGEVLVSLVLGLQTTGPLLLRAVLAQDMFLAGSIVLILSTLTVIGTLVSDILLAWLDPRIRYGAVSR, encoded by the coding sequence GTGTTAGGGTTCATCGTTCGCCGGTCGATCATGCTGGTCCCCATCCTGGTCCTGATCTCGGTCGTGTCGTTCGTCATCATCGAGCTTCCGCCCGGCGACTGGATCGACGTGCGACTTGCGACGCTTCGCGACAGCGGCATCGAGCTCGATGAAGAGGAGGCCGACCGCCTCGAGGCGTTGTACGGCTTCAACCGGCCCGTCCATGAGCGCTACCTGCGCTGGATGAGGGGCATCGTGTTCGATTTCAACTTCGGCTGGTCGTTCCAGTGGGCGCGCCCGGTGAACGACCTGCTGGCCGAGCGCCTGCCCCTAACCCTGCTCATCTCGCTGCTGTCGCTGGTGGTGTCGTGGCTGATCGCCCTCCCCATCGGCATCTACTCCGCCACCCACCAGTATTCGACTCCCGACTATGCCTTTACCTTCTTCGGCTTCTTGGGCCTCGCCATCCCCGGATTCCTGCTGGCGCTGGTCATGGCCTGGGTGCTGTTCCGGTTCTTTGGTTTTTCCTCCAGCGGCCTGTACGACATCTCCTTCGTGGGAGAGCCGATGTCGTGGCCCAAGTTCGTGAGCATCCTGCAGCACTTGATCCTGCCCCTGCTGATCATCGGCCTGGCCGGCACCGGCGCCACCATCCGGATCATGCGCGGCAACCTGCTCGACGAGCTGAAGCGTCAGTACGTGGTGACGGCCCGCTCCAAGGGCGTGGCCGAACTCAGGCTGCTGTTCAAGTACCCGGTGCGGCTCGCGATGAACCCGGTGCTCAGCACCATCGGCTGGGTACTGCCCGCCATCTTCTCCGGCGAGGTGCTCGTCTCTCTCGTGCTGGGCCTGCAAACCACCGGCCCGCTGTTGCTGCGGGCCGTGCTCGCGCAGGACATGTTCCTCGCCGGCAGCATCGTGCTGATATTGAGCACCCTCACCGTGATCGGCACCCTGGTCTCGGATATCCTGCTGGCGTGGCTCGATCCGCGCATCCGCTACGGGGCGGTGAGCAGATGA
- a CDS encoding ABC transporter substrate-binding protein, with protein MNFDKLHPIVQAICRAKGLVLAALLLPLGLVPAALAQDYSEAPILAEQVASGELPAVADRLPDEPFMVGPGVIVHAENLDWEPGRYGGTLHMAHPGPDWNPDIFIMLNEHLLMAPGISVDGIRPNVLRAFEANDDNTVFTFHLRKGLKWSDGMPVTTKDVRFMFEDVYHNEELTPSFPAKFRAGGRPDGEIVNLQIVDDHTFTMAFTEPYGTLLSELTIKGWQGYTDVMQPSHHLQQFHIDYTSLDDMRAALDAANLGNEWAQLFTARNCRNWDLTKASCIGFPALYPWVRVEASEPGIMQFARNPYYFKVDTTGQQLPYIDEVVSVLVEDSDMVNLNVLTGDVDLLREDTALIKLPLYKENEAKGGFQVALLDNHVDPTALWLNYTFDDPVWREVTGNLEFRRALNMSINRQEIIDSIYFGLADLPQLVPSVYDVAEANRILDSIGMDKRDDDGFRLSPSGQPFSIPIETANHAPDIIPVSELLVEHIKDVGIRATLNVIEGSLVGQRAAANELQASVVWAVQPMWPNGTWTDYTPTTRWGPRWRTWYNTSGADGEEPPEAVRRIYELQEGRIRAIPGSDEDKAIYAQIFQIHHDNVYIFNIAERVRYALVTNADLGNVPHGGQAIGGNNSGEQFFYRTSQ; from the coding sequence GTGAACTTCGATAAGCTGCACCCCATCGTCCAAGCTATCTGCCGGGCCAAGGGCCTCGTCCTGGCGGCCCTGCTGCTACCGCTTGGTCTCGTTCCGGCCGCGCTGGCGCAGGACTACTCCGAGGCGCCGATCCTGGCCGAGCAGGTCGCCTCGGGCGAGTTGCCCGCGGTCGCCGACCGCCTGCCGGATGAGCCCTTTATGGTCGGCCCGGGCGTGATCGTGCACGCCGAGAACCTGGACTGGGAGCCCGGGCGGTACGGCGGCACCCTGCACATGGCGCATCCCGGCCCCGACTGGAACCCTGACATCTTCATCATGCTCAACGAGCACCTGCTCATGGCTCCTGGCATCAGCGTGGATGGCATCCGCCCCAACGTGCTGAGGGCCTTCGAGGCGAACGACGACAACACCGTCTTCACCTTCCACCTGCGCAAGGGCCTCAAGTGGTCGGACGGCATGCCCGTGACCACCAAGGACGTGCGCTTCATGTTTGAAGACGTCTATCACAACGAGGAGCTCACGCCGAGCTTCCCGGCCAAGTTCCGCGCCGGCGGGCGGCCCGACGGCGAGATCGTGAACCTGCAGATCGTCGACGACCACACCTTCACCATGGCCTTCACGGAGCCCTACGGTACGCTGCTGAGCGAACTCACCATCAAGGGCTGGCAGGGCTACACCGACGTCATGCAGCCGTCGCACCACCTCCAGCAGTTCCACATCGACTACACCTCCCTCGACGACATGCGCGCCGCCCTGGACGCGGCCAACCTCGGTAACGAGTGGGCGCAGTTGTTCACCGCCAGGAACTGCCGCAACTGGGATCTGACCAAGGCGAGCTGCATCGGCTTCCCGGCCCTCTACCCGTGGGTGCGCGTCGAGGCCAGCGAGCCCGGCATCATGCAGTTCGCCCGCAACCCCTACTACTTCAAGGTCGACACCACCGGCCAGCAGCTCCCCTACATCGACGAGGTCGTCTCGGTCCTGGTGGAAGACTCCGACATGGTCAACCTCAACGTGCTGACCGGCGACGTCGACCTCCTCCGCGAGGACACCGCCCTGATCAAGCTCCCGCTGTACAAGGAGAATGAGGCGAAAGGCGGCTTCCAGGTCGCCCTGCTCGACAATCACGTCGACCCGACCGCCCTGTGGCTGAACTACACCTTCGACGATCCCGTGTGGCGCGAGGTGACCGGCAACCTCGAGTTCCGCCGGGCGCTGAACATGAGCATCAACCGCCAGGAGATCATCGACAGCATCTACTTCGGTCTGGCGGATCTCCCACAGTTGGTGCCGAGCGTCTACGATGTCGCGGAGGCCAACCGCATTCTCGACTCGATCGGCATGGACAAGCGCGACGACGACGGCTTTCGGCTGAGCCCCAGTGGACAGCCGTTCAGCATCCCCATCGAGACGGCCAACCACGCCCCGGACATCATCCCGGTGTCCGAGCTGCTGGTGGAGCACATCAAGGACGTAGGGATCCGTGCCACCCTGAACGTCATCGAAGGCTCGCTCGTCGGGCAACGCGCCGCCGCCAACGAGCTGCAAGCGAGCGTGGTATGGGCGGTGCAGCCGATGTGGCCCAACGGCACCTGGACCGATTACACCCCGACGACGAGGTGGGGCCCACGATGGAGAACCTGGTACAACACCTCCGGCGCCGATGGGGAGGAACCGCCGGAAGCAGTCCGGCGCATCTACGAGTTGCAGGAGGGCCGCATCAGGGCGATCCCCGGCAGCGATGAGGACAAGGCGATCTACGCCCAGATCTTCCAGATCCACCACGACAACGTCTACATATTCAACATCGCCGAGCGGGTGCGCTACGCGCTCGTTACCAACGCCGACCTCGGCAACGTGCCTCATGGGGGCCAGGCCATTGGCGGCAACAACAGCGGCGAGCAGTTCTTCTATCGGACGTCGCAATAA
- a CDS encoding phytanoyl-CoA dioxygenase family protein, whose protein sequence is MLTPEQRTEFDERGFVRIPSAFTATEASAMEDLVWADAEAREGVIRGDPSTWNLTMVVGLGHLKTAPAFAAIGSPATVAALDDLLGEGRWVRPNNWGQLLVTFPTPDAEWTVPSDVWHTDFDYQLPPGEVAGALVFAFLADVGPGAGGTVVVAGSHRLIRRYVEDQPREALEKMKMKQVRKAFLASDPWLRALSSDRDAGDREERFMGADHELGGVPVRVVELTGRAGDVVVGHPWLLHAPAPNCGTSPRFMTVQRVKVAAGESAPEV, encoded by the coding sequence ATGTTGACGCCCGAACAGCGCACGGAGTTCGACGAGCGCGGCTTCGTCCGGATCCCGTCGGCCTTCACAGCGACCGAGGCCTCCGCCATGGAGGACTTGGTGTGGGCGGACGCGGAAGCCAGAGAAGGCGTGATCCGCGGCGACCCGAGCACCTGGAACCTGACCATGGTGGTTGGCCTGGGTCACCTCAAGACCGCGCCGGCGTTCGCCGCCATCGGGAGCCCCGCCACCGTGGCGGCGCTCGATGACCTCCTGGGTGAGGGCCGCTGGGTCCGCCCGAACAACTGGGGGCAGTTGCTCGTGACCTTTCCAACGCCGGACGCAGAGTGGACGGTCCCGAGCGACGTCTGGCACACCGACTTCGACTACCAGCTTCCCCCGGGCGAGGTTGCCGGCGCGCTGGTGTTCGCCTTCCTCGCCGACGTCGGGCCAGGTGCCGGGGGCACGGTCGTAGTGGCGGGGTCGCATCGGCTGATACGGCGCTACGTGGAGGATCAGCCCAGGGAGGCGCTCGAGAAGATGAAGATGAAGCAGGTCCGCAAGGCGTTCCTCGCCAGCGACCCGTGGCTGCGGGCGCTCTCGTCGGACCGTGATGCCGGCGACCGCGAGGAGCGGTTCATGGGGGCCGATCACGAACTCGGAGGCGTCCCCGTTCGGGTCGTCGAGCTCACTGGCCGGGCCGGCGACGTTGTCGTCGGCCACCCCTGGCTGCTGCACGCGCCCGCTCCCAACTGCGGTACGAGCCCGAGATTCATGACCGTGCAGCGGGTGAAGGTGGCCGCGGGCGAGAGCGCCCCGGAAGTCTGA
- a CDS encoding ABC transporter substrate-binding protein — MVSRFVPLVLAFALAATAGFAAPASESAGSASTAEKEMIRNAWGELQEKPRYGGTINYVYWVPAIENSMDNYWGWGGMWNSAGERLGQNNWAVSREIEDYKNWWGPNTMGPGLAESWEQPDPGTTIFHIREGVKWHNLPPVNGREFTAKDVEYVFHRVWGLGSGFSERSPYAGEPFFNKITSVEATDKYTVVFKHPVNAYSLPTFLTAGWSDMIAPPREVVEEYGDMKDPAHVIGTGPWMFADYVPGTSLTWVRNPDYWQNDALFPDHEFQLPYADEFRQLAMPEKSTQLAALRSGKLDRMDGNNWGDTGITWEQKESLERTNPELQFAAYTMTGSGLTYRYGTEPLWPDIRVRQALDMAIDREQIARTWGGGYVDAIPKAWSYTAVPGFYNPWDQIPEEVRETYTYNPEKAKQLLADAGYPDGFKTQLLLPSDQDTDLYLIVQSHLAEIGVDMEIEILDPSAHVALVSSGEWEGMSIRGWGIGYPGPIGPARHFYGPDAGESNPQFIQDPEYDALIDAAAVEADLDEYQGLLTAANDYIVRQHWRMFIIMNAEFRAWQPWIKSYRGENRLGTDYGHGLVMAHVWVDQELKKSMGN; from the coding sequence TTGGTTTCAAGATTCGTTCCGTTAGTTTTAGCGTTCGCGCTCGCAGCGACCGCAGGTTTTGCCGCACCCGCCAGCGAAAGCGCCGGCTCGGCTTCGACCGCGGAGAAAGAGATGATCCGCAATGCCTGGGGTGAGTTACAGGAAAAGCCCAGGTATGGCGGCACCATCAACTATGTATACTGGGTGCCAGCGATTGAAAATAGCATGGACAACTACTGGGGCTGGGGAGGAATGTGGAACTCTGCCGGCGAGAGGCTCGGCCAGAATAACTGGGCAGTCTCCCGCGAGATTGAGGACTACAAGAACTGGTGGGGCCCGAATACCATGGGACCCGGCCTCGCGGAAAGCTGGGAACAGCCGGACCCCGGAACTACCATCTTCCACATCCGTGAGGGCGTCAAGTGGCATAACCTGCCGCCGGTAAACGGACGCGAGTTCACCGCCAAGGATGTCGAATACGTGTTCCATCGAGTATGGGGTTTGGGCAGCGGTTTTAGCGAGCGAAGCCCGTACGCAGGTGAGCCGTTCTTCAACAAGATTACTTCCGTGGAAGCCACCGACAAGTATACGGTGGTGTTCAAGCACCCGGTAAATGCCTACAGTCTACCTACTTTTCTGACTGCTGGCTGGTCCGATATGATAGCTCCGCCCCGAGAAGTCGTCGAAGAGTACGGCGACATGAAAGACCCGGCCCATGTGATCGGTACCGGCCCGTGGATGTTCGCGGACTATGTTCCCGGCACTTCCTTGACATGGGTCAGGAATCCCGACTACTGGCAGAATGACGCGCTCTTCCCGGACCACGAGTTCCAACTGCCCTATGCTGACGAATTCAGGCAACTTGCGATGCCGGAAAAGTCGACCCAGCTGGCGGCATTGCGGTCCGGCAAGCTTGACCGAATGGATGGCAATAACTGGGGCGACACCGGGATTACGTGGGAGCAGAAGGAGAGCTTGGAACGGACCAACCCCGAGCTTCAGTTCGCCGCTTACACAATGACCGGCTCAGGATTGACGTATCGGTATGGCACTGAGCCTCTCTGGCCTGACATCAGGGTGCGCCAGGCGCTTGATATGGCGATCGATCGTGAACAAATTGCCAGGACATGGGGTGGCGGTTATGTGGATGCGATTCCCAAAGCATGGAGTTATACCGCTGTCCCGGGCTTCTACAACCCGTGGGATCAGATACCTGAGGAAGTTCGCGAGACATACACCTATAATCCGGAGAAGGCGAAGCAGCTCTTGGCAGATGCCGGCTACCCCGATGGCTTCAAGACGCAACTCTTACTGCCCTCCGATCAGGATACGGACCTGTACCTGATAGTGCAAAGCCACTTGGCCGAGATTGGCGTTGATATGGAGATTGAGATCCTGGACCCCAGCGCTCACGTGGCTTTGGTGTCGAGTGGAGAATGGGAAGGGATGTCCATCCGGGGTTGGGGCATCGGTTATCCCGGGCCCATAGGCCCGGCTCGCCATTTTTATGGCCCGGATGCAGGTGAAAGTAACCCACAATTTATTCAGGACCCCGAATATGACGCCCTGATTGATGCGGCAGCCGTGGAAGCTGACTTGGATGAGTATCAAGGACTGCTAACGGCAGCCAATGATTACATCGTTCGCCAGCACTGGAGGATGTTCATCATCATGAATGCTGAGTTCAGAGCATGGCAGCCGTGGATCAAGAGCTACCGGGGGGAGAACCGGCTGGGAACTGATTACGGTCACGGCCTGGTTATGGCCCACGTCTGGGTTGACCAGGAGTTGAAGAAATCCATGGGGAACTAG
- a CDS encoding ABC transporter permease: MFSYFVRRVLLTIPTLLLVSIIVFLTIRLIPGDVIDVILSQMQFITERDSQREAIEAILGLDAPIHIQYVRWIGDILLRGSLGDPLIGTRPVAETIMSRLPTTLELSILATIIAGLAAVPIGVYSALRQDTVGDYLARSVSIIFVSVPTFWTATIVILYPSILWGWSPSTELIPFFEDPLGNLGMFLLPAAILGMALSGVTMRMTRTMMLEVLRQDYIRTAWSKGVRERRVVIRHALKNALIPVVTLIGIQFPLIVGGSLIIEELFQLPGIGRLMMDAIGRRDYPVVSGINLIVATVVVLMNVLVDLTYAWIDPRIHYR, encoded by the coding sequence GTGTTTAGCTATTTCGTAAGGAGAGTACTTCTTACGATACCGACGCTGCTGTTGGTGTCCATTATCGTCTTTCTGACTATCCGGCTTATTCCAGGTGACGTCATCGACGTCATCCTTAGTCAGATGCAATTTATAACGGAACGTGACTCACAGCGTGAAGCTATCGAGGCGATACTCGGGCTCGATGCACCCATCCATATCCAGTACGTACGCTGGATTGGAGATATTCTGCTACGCGGCAGCCTGGGTGATCCACTGATCGGAACACGGCCGGTAGCCGAAACCATAATGAGCAGGCTGCCGACTACTCTTGAACTCTCTATTCTTGCCACCATAATAGCCGGACTGGCCGCCGTTCCGATTGGCGTCTACTCGGCTCTGCGCCAGGATACGGTTGGTGACTATCTGGCACGCAGCGTGTCGATCATCTTTGTGTCGGTTCCCACCTTCTGGACAGCCACCATAGTCATACTCTACCCCTCGATCTTGTGGGGCTGGTCACCGTCAACAGAACTCATTCCGTTTTTTGAGGACCCCCTCGGCAACCTGGGCATGTTCCTGCTTCCGGCAGCCATATTGGGCATGGCCCTGTCCGGCGTCACCATGCGAATGACGCGGACGATGATGTTGGAAGTGCTGCGCCAGGACTACATTAGGACGGCCTGGTCAAAGGGCGTCAGGGAGAGACGTGTGGTAATCAGACATGCCCTGAAGAACGCTCTGATACCGGTGGTCACCCTGATTGGCATCCAGTTTCCCTTGATTGTTGGAGGATCGCTCATCATTGAGGAGCTCTTCCAACTGCCGGGTATTGGCCGCCTGATGATGGATGCAATTGGACGGAGAGATTACCCGGTTGTATCGGGAATCAACCTCATTGTCGCCACGGTAGTTGTGCTGATGAATGTTCTGGTCGACCTTACCTACGCCTGGATCGACCCGCGAATACATTACCGATGA
- a CDS encoding ABC transporter permease gives MNSSIDTPTTMGPERRRPRIVDFVVRMAKKKPAGLVFGAVLIFMLFTGIFADRMAPYGMNDLHLDNRLETPSAQFWLGTDQLGRDVLSRLLYGARISVIVSLSATTICIFIAALIGVPSGFLGGKFDVVVQRVVDALMAFPGLLLLITVMSLVGTGALQIILILGFYYGIQNCRVIRSAVIGIKENAYMAAAESIGSPAYRTIARHVIPNIMAPTIIIFTTTIGAVIMSEAWLSFLGYGLPPDVASWGGMLSWDGRKYMELAPALAIWPGLCLTGVVYCANMFGDTLRDLLDPRLMGSAGRYGGVKKRT, from the coding sequence GTGAACAGTTCGATCGACACACCGACTACCATGGGCCCGGAACGGCGGCGCCCGCGCATCGTTGATTTTGTGGTCAGAATGGCCAAGAAGAAGCCAGCCGGTCTGGTCTTTGGTGCGGTGCTGATCTTCATGCTGTTCACCGGCATCTTTGCGGATCGTATGGCGCCGTATGGCATGAACGATCTGCACTTGGACAACCGCCTGGAGACGCCGTCGGCGCAATTCTGGCTCGGCACCGACCAGCTTGGCAGAGATGTCCTGAGCCGCCTCCTGTATGGTGCCCGTATTTCCGTAATAGTGAGCCTGTCGGCAACCACCATCTGTATTTTCATTGCGGCTCTTATTGGCGTTCCATCAGGATTCCTCGGTGGCAAGTTTGACGTTGTCGTGCAGAGAGTAGTCGATGCCCTCATGGCGTTCCCGGGTTTGCTCCTGCTGATTACCGTGATGTCCCTGGTTGGCACGGGTGCACTGCAGATAATCCTGATACTGGGGTTCTACTACGGTATTCAAAACTGTCGAGTGATCAGAAGTGCCGTGATCGGAATCAAGGAGAACGCTTACATGGCGGCGGCTGAATCCATCGGCAGCCCCGCGTACAGGACTATTGCGCGGCACGTAATTCCGAATATAATGGCGCCGACCATAATTATTTTCACTACTACCATCGGCGCCGTCATCATGTCCGAAGCGTGGCTCAGCTTCCTGGGATACGGCCTGCCTCCCGATGTCGCAAGCTGGGGAGGAATGCTCAGTTGGGATGGGCGCAAATACATGGAATTGGCGCCGGCTCTGGCAATCTGGCCGGGTCTTTGCCTGACCGGTGTGGTTTACTGCGCCAACATGTTTGGTGACACGCTCCGGGATCTGCTTGACCCCAGATTGATGGGTAGCGCAGGACGTTACGGAGGAGTGAAAAAACGAACATAG
- a CDS encoding Gfo/Idh/MocA family oxidoreductase codes for MRVAGNVAVGRLWRYDGRYTVLEEMLEQEPIDIAITCTGAVYQPAVAIRIAESGRVRTMLCEKPLSLTAADAEALIAACRNNGVLIAEGWKFRHHPQHLKAKQIVDEGGIGEAMHILSTFYSRFEDRRPNTSRFISSVGGGAVRWMGCYNLHHALWIFGEEPERVCRTVSHRNRASLT; via the coding sequence ATGAGGGTGGCCGGAAATGTTGCGGTTGGGCGCCTCTGGCGGTACGATGGGAGGTATACCGTCCTCGAGGAGATGCTGGAGCAGGAACCGATCGACATCGCCATCACCTGCACCGGGGCGGTGTATCAGCCGGCCGTGGCCATCCGGATCGCCGAGTCAGGGCGGGTCAGGACGATGTTGTGCGAAAAGCCGCTTTCCCTGACGGCGGCTGATGCGGAAGCGCTGATCGCGGCCTGCCGTAACAACGGCGTACTGATAGCCGAGGGGTGGAAGTTTCGCCACCATCCCCAGCATCTGAAGGCCAAGCAGATTGTCGACGAGGGCGGCATCGGCGAGGCGATGCACATCCTCAGTACCTTCTACAGCCGGTTTGAAGACCGCCGCCCGAATACCAGCCGTTTCATCAGCAGCGTCGGGGGCGGCGCGGTGCGCTGGATGGGATGTTACAACCTCCACCATGCGCTGTGGATCTTCGGTGAGGAGCCGGAGCGCGTGTGCCGCACCGTGTCACACCGGAACAGAGCATCGCTCACATGA
- a CDS encoding type II toxin-antitoxin system VapC family toxin: MKLLLDTHILLHALTEPERLSRQRRESIENPANAVFVSAISIAEVAIKVSIGKLSVDVDLLPAVEEAGFEWLDFSPREAHQLAELPLHHRDPFDRMLIVQSQINDLTLVTDDSLIADYDCRIL, from the coding sequence GTGAAGCTGCTCCTCGATACGCACATTCTGCTCCATGCGCTCACCGAGCCGGAACGGCTCTCCCGCCAGCGCCGCGAGTCGATCGAGAACCCTGCCAACGCTGTTTTCGTCAGCGCAATTTCGATTGCCGAGGTCGCCATCAAAGTTTCGATCGGCAAGTTGAGCGTCGATGTGGACCTGCTTCCCGCAGTCGAGGAAGCAGGCTTCGAGTGGCTCGACTTCAGCCCGCGGGAGGCGCATCAGTTGGCTGAACTGCCGCTCCACCATCGAGATCCGTTCGATCGCATGTTGATCGTGCAGAGCCAGATCAACGATCTCACGCTAGTGACCGACGACTCCCTGATCGCGGACTACGACTGCCGCATCCTGTAG
- a CDS encoding type II toxin-antitoxin system prevent-host-death family antitoxin — translation MVVNVSEAKAQLSSLLDRVYHGETVTIAKNNLPIADLVKHQPRGKRRLGLLRGRIVVPDDFTDQDPAINDLFYPTGDRSE, via the coding sequence ATGGTCGTAAACGTGTCCGAAGCCAAGGCGCAGCTTTCGAGCTTGCTCGACAGGGTGTATCACGGCGAGACCGTGACCATCGCCAAGAACAACCTGCCGATTGCCGATCTCGTCAAACACCAGCCGCGCGGCAAACGCCGGCTCGGGCTGCTGCGCGGTCGGATAGTCGTTCCTGACGACTTCACCGACCAGGATCCCGCGATCAACGACCTGTTCTACCCGACCGGCGACCGAAGCGAGTGA